The Paramisgurnus dabryanus chromosome 3, PD_genome_1.1, whole genome shotgun sequence genome includes a window with the following:
- the LOC135737783 gene encoding histo-blood group ABO system transferase-like: MLYKQPSVLNGRADVVYVTPWLAPIVWEGTFDPTLIDSIYKQQNITIATTVFALGKYIRFLKDFLESAEQHYFVGFRVHYYLFTDQPEAIPDVKLGEERQLRVQTVPKMDRWQDITMGRMGMIAKLTESELATEADYIFCLDVDTKFYARWSVEALGSLVGLIHPWLYDFRRDQFTYERRPESQAYIPVEEGDYYYAGGAFGGSVQEVHKLTKTCSEQQNIDAAKSIEAIWHDESHLNKYFLYNKPTKVLSPEYLWRDINAKTDTIKTIRFCSVAKNVAEVRPNL, translated from the exons aTGTTGTACAAACAGCCGAGTGTCCTAAATGG TCGAGCAGATGTCGTTTATGTGACACCATGGTTGGCGCCAATTGTTTGGGAGGGAACCTTTGATCCTACACTGATTGACTCTATCTACAAACAACAGAACATCACTATAGCCACCACTGTTTTTGCTTTGGGAAA ATATATACGTTTCCTCAAAGATTTTCTGGAATCAGCTGAGCAGCATTATTTTGTTGGATTTCGAGTACATTATTACTTGTTTACAGATCAACCAGAAGCAATTCCTGATGTAAAGCTCGGTGAAGAACGTCAGCTGAGAGTGCAGACGGTCCCAAAAATGGATAGGTGGCAGGACATTACTATGGGAAGGATGGGAATGATTGCAAAACTAACTGAGAGTGAACTGGCAACTGAGGCTGACTACATTTTTTGCCTTGATGTGGATACAAAGTTTTATGCCCGCTGGAGTGTGGAGGCATTAGGCAGTCTTGTAGGATTGATTCATCCTTGGCTATATGACTTTCGACGGGATCAATTTACCTATGAACGTAGACCAGAGTCGCAAGCATATATTCCAGTTGAAGAAGGTGATTATTATTATGCTGGTGGTGCGTTTGGTGGCTCGGTTCAGGAAGTGCATAAGCTCACCAAAACCTGCAGTGAGCAGCAGAATATTGATGCTGCTAAATCCATTGAGGCAATATGGCACGATGAGTCTCACTTAAACAAGTATTTTCTTTACAATAAACCCACTAAGGTTCTCTCACCTGAGTATCTGTGGCGAGATATTAATGCCAAAACAGACACCATTAAAACTATTCGCTTCTGTAGTGTAGCTAAAAATGTTGCCGAGGTTCGCCCAAACTTATAG